The genomic segment GAGCCCACTCCGTGTGCAACTCATCGAAGCTAGTCGGGATCTGGGGGACAAGACCCTCCGCGTGCGCTGTCTCAATCGTGTCCAACATGTGCAGGACGTGGGCGAAGGACTCGGCGTAGTCCTCCCACGGATGGGCCGCCGCGTAGTTTGAGTGGAACTCACCACGCCAGGCGCCGTCGTCATCTGTGGCGTAGTGCAGTTGCAAGGACTCGGAGTAGTCGATTCGCTCGTCACCGAAGAATGAACGGAACAGCTCAAGTCGAGCGGGATCTGACGCAATGGCACTTTGCCAATGCCAGTGACCCGACTCGTGACGCACATGGCCCAGCGGTGTCCGGTAGGGCTCCGCCAGCGCCTCGCGGGTACGCTCCCGCGCCACCGG from the Candidatus Nanopelagicales bacterium genome contains:
- a CDS encoding putative zinc-binding metallopeptidase, whose translation is ADLRNDDDTVTFREAIRRVSRQFHRLGIDPTSSHPKLRFRLDRSTDDHPVTIGHEDGLVTLDLREADPVARERTREALAEPYRTPLGHVRHESGHWHWQSAIASDPARLELFRSFFGDERIDYSESLQLHYATDDDGAWRGEFHSNYAAAHPWEDYAESFAHVLHMLDTIETAHAEGLVPQIPTSFDELHTEWARVTVALNELSRSMGVPDPYPFAPPDSAVVKMSFIYDVLTTPVGPSVEA